Below is a window of Terriglobales bacterium DNA.
GGCAGCGACGACCGCGTCCTCGAAAAAAAGTTCGTAGAAATCGCCGAGGCGAAAGAAGAGAAGCGCGTTAGGATGCTCGCGCTTGATGGCGGTGTACTGGCGCATCAATGGGGTGGCAGGCGCGGCGTCGGCCACGGGCTTCGAGGTGGAGAATTCGTCCATCGGCGGCGGAACTTGCGCGGATTATAACAAGCTGCGGCGGCATCGCTACGCCCGGGTAAGAATTTTGCGTACAATGCTTCCGTTGGAAGTGAATTCCTGATGCCGATGGAACTGCGCAAAGATCCAATCACACGCTCGTGGGTCATTACCGGTGACGAGGTGCCGTCGCCGGCGGGAGAGACGCGCTGTCATTTTTGTCCTGATTGGACGGGCGGGCCGCAGGTGATCGCGACGCGTCCATCACTGGACGGCGGGCCGTGGTCGTCACGCGCGGTGGTTCATCCTAACCCGCTGTACCGCATTGAGGGCGAACCGGGGCGGCGAGGCGACGGGTTATACGACCGCATGGCGCCGGTGGGAGCGCACGAAGTTCTTGTGGAAAATCCGCGCCACGACGGCAACCTGTGGAAGGTGGGCGATGCGGAAATCGACGAGTTCCTGCTGCTCACCGCCAATCGCATCCTGGATCTGAAACGCGACCGGCGATTCAAGTACATCACGGTTTTCAAGAACCACGGACCCCTGGCGGGGCAGGAATTCGATCATCCCACATCGCAAATCACCGCCAGCACCTTCGTTCCACGGCGGGTTCTGTACGAACTGCGGGCCGGGCGCGAGTACTTCCAGCAGAAAGAACGGTGCGTATTCTGCGACATCATCGCGCAGGAAGAACAGCAGGCGTTGCGGATGGTGGAAGCGCGAGGAGACTACATTTCAATGTGCCCGTATGCGCCGCGGGTGCCCTACGAGACGTGGATATTACCGCGCACGCACGAGGCATTTTTCGAGCGCACGGTGCAGCGGCCGGGCGGCATCCGCGACCTGAGCGCCCTGCTGCGGCGCACGCTGCTGCGCATCCGGGCCGTGACTGAGCAATTCCACCTCGTGGTGCATACCGCGCCAAACACGCTGCACCGTTCCGAGATCCTGAACTACTGGAAGACGATCGACGAGGATTACCACTGGCACATCGAAATTCTGCCGCTGTCGCCGAAGACGTCGAAGTCGTACACCTTCAAGGAGGTGTACTTCACGCCGGTGACGTCGGAAACGGCGGCGGCGCGGCTGAGGGAAACCAGCCCCGGCGACTGAGCGCCCGTATGGCTCTCCGCAGGATCAAGACGCACAGCGCGCAGACCGGCTACGTATACGAATACTACTTTGTCGGGAAACGCCGTTCGCTGCCGGGGGAGACAGCGGCCACGGAGTACATTTTCGATGCCAGCGCAGACCGCAAGACGCGCTTTTCGGTGAGCGTGTTTGTCCCCGACGAGGCAGCCCATGAGTGGGCGTCGTCGCACGGACGGACGCTTACCGACCCGGAGCAGTACGCGGCGGCGAAGATGCGGCTGCTGCAGGGGTTTGACGAGATTGAAGACATGCTGAAGGCGGGACGGCGCCTGACGCTGGACGGCGGAGAAATCGCGACGCTGCTGGGGGAAATCGGGGTGGAGTAGCCTGCCGGGCACATGGTGACGCAGGTCACAGCCGATTGTGACCACCTCCACTGCACCTGCGTGCCCCCGGGAAGCACCATGAGGACGGAGCAGGAAGGCTATAATTGTGCTTCCCGCCCCGCAACTCCGGA
It encodes the following:
- a CDS encoding DUF4931 domain-containing protein, with amino-acid sequence MPMELRKDPITRSWVITGDEVPSPAGETRCHFCPDWTGGPQVIATRPSLDGGPWSSRAVVHPNPLYRIEGEPGRRGDGLYDRMAPVGAHEVLVENPRHDGNLWKVGDAEIDEFLLLTANRILDLKRDRRFKYITVFKNHGPLAGQEFDHPTSQITASTFVPRRVLYELRAGREYFQQKERCVFCDIIAQEEQQALRMVEARGDYISMCPYAPRVPYETWILPRTHEAFFERTVQRPGGIRDLSALLRRTLLRIRAVTEQFHLVVHTAPNTLHRSEILNYWKTIDEDYHWHIEILPLSPKTSKSYTFKEVYFTPVTSETAAARLRETSPGD